TCCATACCAGGCCCatagcctggggctggggaaggggtccAGCTGGGCCTGCACTGTCTGGGTTACAAGGAGTGGGTGTCATGGGTTTTGAGCCGCCAGAACCACCAGGCCTGCTGCCGTCCCCCTTGGACACCTGTGCAGATCCAGCTCCCCACCCCTGGTTCCTTCCCGGCTTCTGTTGGTCCTGGCACAGAGGCTGAACCTTAGTGGGGGAAGGACCGTGGGGGCCTCCTGGTTGGTCTCAGCCCTGATGCTCCAGCGGGCAGCTGGCTGTGGCCCAAGGCTGGAGTCAGGCATTGCAGCCCACAAACCACAGGCAAGAAAGGGGACCCAAGGGGTGGAGCCTGGGGCATCCAGTGCTGGGGCGGCAGCTCGTGTCCGTGTCACGTAAGTAGCCCTAGAACCTGCTGGGCTCCCAGTGGCCCCTGAGGGATTAGTCTCCCTCTGCTGCTAATAGGCTTAGAGGAGTCTGAGCTATCCCTGCAAGGGTCACTGGGGCTTAGGGCATCCGGGCAGAGGCGCTAGGGGAGCGGGGCGGGGGTCACCCTGTGTGGCAGGTGCAAGGACAGTAGCAGGTGACTCTGGCACCCAGAGCTAGCTCTGAGCACAGTGAGCGGCAGGGGGTGGGAATCTACCAGCAGAGGGAAGACACTGCTCCTGCAGCCTCGGCTGTGAGCCTCATCCTGAcacaggcccctcccctgcccaggctccCCACCCTCCTGTCTCTCAAGTCACTCTTACTGTTACCACTGGGTGAGACCTAGTGTCCCAccccagggatggggtgggggatgcaGAAGGGGAGACTGTGGGGAGGGGTGCACCTGAGGGCCACCCAGCATTCTCTCCTGTGCCTGGCTCCAAGTGGAGCCCCACGTGGAGAAGGCAggggctccccagggctggggtcttACGGGGGTTCAGGGGGGTCTCATGTTTCAGGGCTTCCTCTGCTCTGGTGGGTCGGAAGCAGGAGGGCTGACTGGGACCCCGGCCTGGTCTGCACGCAGCCCACAGCGTGAGGGAGTCCAGAAGCCAAAGGTCACTGCGGCGTCTCTGCCAACCTGGCCATGAACCTGGAGCCACCCAAGGCCGAGATCCGGTCGGCCACCAGGGTGATTGGGGGGCCCGTCACTCCCAGGAAAGGGCCTCCCAAATTTAAGCAGCGGCAAACCAGGCAGTTCAAGAGCAAGCCCCCCAAGAAAGGCGTCCAAGGGTAAGCAGGGCTGTGGGCGGGGCGCCTGGGGGTGCACCGCAGGGAGCGCGGCTGGCTGCGGGTAGGGACCGGTAGGGACCGGGCTGGGCTCAGCCATCCTCTCCTGGCTGAAAGTGGTCTCCTCCTCCTGAGTGGGGGTCGGTTCCTAGGGGCCTGAGCCGGGCCTGTCTCCGGGCGGGGGTCGTGGGAGAGGAGGCCCTTTGCTGTTCCTGCCAACAGGTCTAGAAAGCACACCTACCCACTGCCACCCGGAGACTCAGCCGCGGCCCCGCTGACCGCCTTGCGTCCCGCACTCACAGGCACAGGCCCCCGTGGACACACCCAGGGCACACTCAGACACTCCACATTGTCGGGAGCCTGCACTCAAGTGCCCGCAAGGCCCCGCTCGGCTCCCTTCCCAGCCACTGTCCCTGACTGCTCTGTCCTTGCAGGTTTGGGGACGACATCCCTGGAATGGAAGGCCTGGGAACAGGTATGATGGCCACGGGGGTCCGCCTAGGTCCCCCCCCCCTCCACCCGCTGCCCTGCTCTCT
The sequence above is a segment of the Camelus ferus isolate YT-003-E chromosome 16, BCGSAC_Cfer_1.0, whole genome shotgun sequence genome. Coding sequences within it:
- the PDE6G gene encoding retinal rod rhodopsin-sensitive cGMP 3',5'-cyclic phosphodiesterase subunit gamma; protein product: MNLEPPKAEIRSATRVIGGPVTPRKGPPKFKQRQTRQFKSKPPKKGVQGFGDDIPGMEGLGTDITVICPWEAFNHLELHELAQYGII